A single Anabas testudineus chromosome 10, fAnaTes1.2, whole genome shotgun sequence DNA region contains:
- the LOC113160338 gene encoding post-GPI attachment to proteins factor 2-like — protein MLQGPYNSLDRDRPLIRLPFTSFAVGTVLLPLSGFIACVSISLMYHFADATYTHCQVSNYLPSISSAISRVPERYIWRCCIGLHSAPRYLMSIMYFKFYHGRFANRLLEQLLSGLALLCSLTENSGLLVLTYVASTETYNYHKNGFIVFIASSLLHMLITCRLWHMIRRSYVSPEEVRSYRWKIRLFVFNGSCCLAAYYFFRRHNKYCEPGIYTLFALFEYLVVFSNMAFHITAFWDFGSKEVIVATPPEDKRY, from the exons ATGCTCCAGGGGCCGTACAACAGCCTGGACCGGGACCGGCCCCTAATCCGGCTCCCGTTCACAAGCTTTGCTGTGGGAACAGTCTTGCTTCCTCTGTCCGGGTTCATCGCGTGCGTCAGCATTTCACTCATGTACCACTTTGCAGatgcaacatacacacactgtcag GTATCAAACTACCTCCCCTCCATCAGCTCCGCTATCAGCCGCGTGCCGGAGCGCTACATCTGGCGCTGCTGCATCGGTCTGCACTCAGCGCCCCGATACCTGATGTCCatcatgtattttaaattctacCACGGCCGCTTCGCCAACAGGCTGCTGGAGCAACTGCTGAGTGGCCTggctctgctctgcagcctcaCAGAAAACAGCGGCCTGCTCGTGCTCACGTACGTGGCGTCcactgaaacataca ATTATCATAAGAACGGTTTCATCGTGTTCATAGCGAGCTCGCTGCTGCACATGCTCATCACCTGCAGGCTGTGGCACATGATCAGGAGATCCTACGTGAGTCCAGAG gaAGTGAGGTCGTATCGATGGAAAATCCGTCTCTTCGTCTTCAACGGCAGCTGTTGTCTGGCCGCCTATTACTTCTTTAGACGCCACAACAAGTACTGTGAACCAGGAA TCTACACCCTGTTTGCCCTCTTTGAATACCTGGTGGTCTTCTCCAACATGGCCTTCCACATCACGGCCTTCTGGGACTTTGGGAGCAAAGAGGTGATTGTGGCCACGCCGCCCGAAGACAAACGATACTAA
- the LOC113160356 gene encoding rho-related GTP-binding protein RhoG-like, translating into MQTIKCVVVGDGAVGKTCLLISYTTGAFPKEYIPTVFDNYSSQVTVDGRIISLNLWDTAGQEEYDRLRTLSYPQTNVFIICFSISSPASYENVKHKWHPEVSHHCPGVPILLVGTKSDLRNDAEIQKKLKDQNQTPVTHQQGAALARQIHAMRYMECSALNQDGIKDVFTEAVRSFLNPQPTVNKKPCVLL; encoded by the exons ATGCAGACTATAAAGTGTGTGGTTGTAGGTGACGGTGCTGTGGGGAAGACCTGTCTCCTCATCTCCTACACCACTGGAGCTTTTCCCAAAGAGTACATCCCCACTGTGTTTGACAACTACAGcagccag GTGACGGTGGACGGCAGGATCATCAGTCTGAACCTGTGGGACACAGCGGGGCAGGAGGAGTATGACCGGCTCAGGACGCTGTCCTATCCGCAGACCAACGTCTTCATCATCTGCTTCTCCATCTCGAGCCCGGCCTCCTACGAGAACGTCAAACACAAGTGGCatccagag GTGTCTCACCATTGTCCCGGCGTTCCCATCCTCCTGGTCGGCACAAAGAGCGACCTTCGAAATGATGCTGAGATCCAGAAGAAGCTGAAGGATCAGAACCAGACGCCCGTCACCCACCAGCAGGGTGCCGCCCTCGCCAGGCAGATCCACGCCATGCGCTACATGGAGTGTTCGGCTCTGAACCAGGACGGCATAAAGGACGTGTTCACCGAGGCCGTGAGATCCTTCCTTAACCCACAGCCCACCGTCAATAAGAAGCCCTGCGTCCTGCTGTAG
- the LOC113160334 gene encoding uncharacterized protein LOC113160334, which translates to MEVRNLPKHRHSFYVWDHVAVALHTEKGKVLKFDADRLRENLKFCEAGQPMITPRSDFDEFQEAENVVQVLWPNCPGALKKEMSLQDSLAEARSQSDDGKTLSSSNDGRRTESGKTTGPQTLIVGDFVITGMKGIKIKKTRVYCFPGDLVSDITERLPSLLAEHPTVKNIIVHLGATDIMKRPSEGLKQDFRDLLNALSSFDTQVFISGPLPPVRVRTERFSRLLALNKWLLTECRRPNVHFIDNFDRFWKRRRLFREDGINLSKLGLKLLISNLKSKMKSTGHFYSL; encoded by the exons ATGGAAGTTAGAAACCTGCCTAAGCATCGTCACAGCTTTTATGTTTGGGATCATGTTGCTGTCGCCCTGCACACGGAGAAAGGAAAG GTGCTGAAGTTTGATGCTGATCGATTAAGAGAGAACCTCAAGTTCTGTGAAGCAGGGCAGCCTATGATCACACCTCGTAGTGACTTTGATGAGTTCCAAGAAGCTGAAAATGTCGTCCAAGTCTTGTGGCCCAATTGTCCTGGAGCACTGAAGAAGGAAATGTCGCTCCAAGATTCATTAGCCGAGGCCAGGTCTCAGTCAGACGACGGGAAAACCCTCTCATCCTCAAACGATGGGAGAAGAACTGAGAGCGGTAAAACGACAGGGCCTCAAACTCTGATTGTGGGCGACTTTGTTATTACTGGCATGAAAGGcataaaaatcaaaaagacCCGAGTCTACTGCTTTCCTGGAGATCTGGTCTCTGACATTACAGAAAGACTCCCCAGTCTTCTGGCTGAACACCCAACGGTAAAAAACATCATTGTGCACCTAGGAGCCACTGACATAATGAAACGACCATCAGAGGGTCTGAAACAAGACTTCAGGGATCTACTGAACGCTCTGAGCTCCTTCGACACTCAGGTGTTCATCAGTGGTCCTCTACCACCCGTCAGAGTACGAACTGAGAGATTCAGCAGACTGCTGGCACTCAACAAATGGCTGTTAACTGAATGTCGCCGACCTAACGTGCACTTCATTGACAATTTTGACAGGTTCTGGAAGCGCAGACGTCTTTTTAGAGAAGATGGAATTAATCTTAGCAAGTTAGGATTAAAGCTGTTAATCtcaaatctaaaatctaaaatgaaatcaacaggacatttttattctctctaa